A genomic segment from Daphnia pulex isolate KAP4 chromosome 5, ASM2113471v1 encodes:
- the LOC124193981 gene encoding uncharacterized protein LOC124193981: MSKRNACDTGLLHKKTVKRRIKNELLLDEKVKELRVIAANELLQSNCDGLASPPTHLLASSSVIRSPQPSTSSNSESVKNLCCQNRDGNPVSQVVQLNHGEVFSEDTSEIENYYSAVNASNIEHQQHGLLQDQHHSNSDDSAISDTQDDEVFTCKSLTHHQSVYCVFVSNMWSMKMFRGLQKYMYRRFFP, from the exons ATGTCTAAAAGAAATGCCTGTGACACCGGTCTTTTACATAAGAAAACCgttaaaagacgaataaaaaatgaattgttattggatgaaaaagtaaaagagttAAGAGTGATTGCAGCAAATGAGTTGTTGCAGTCAAATTGTGACGGCCTTGCCAGCCCACCAACACATTTGCTAGCGTCATCGTCGGTGATTCGGTCTCCACAACCTTCAACAAGTTCAAACTCTGAG TCCGTCAAAAACCTATGTTGCCAAAATAGAGATGGTAATCCAGTGTCTCAAGTGGTTCAATTAAACCATGGGGAGGTTTTCAGTGAAGACACAAGCGAG attgaaaattattattcagcaGTCAATGCCAGCAACATCGAACATCAGCAACATGGGTTACTTCAAGATCAACATCACAGTAATTCTGACGATTCTGCTATTTCTGATACTCAAGATGATGAGGTTTTTACTTGCAAATCACTCACTCATCATCAGTCTGTGTactgtgtgtttgtttcaaatatgtggtcaatgaaaatgtttcgagGACTACAGAAATACATGTATCGAAGATTTTTCCCATGA
- the LOC124193982 gene encoding uncharacterized protein LOC124193982 has translation MSKRNACDTGLLHKKTVKRRIKNELLMDEKVKELRVIAANELLQSNCDALASPPTHLLASSSVIRSLQPSTSSNSESVKNLFYQNRDGNPVSQVVQLNHGEVFSEDTSEIENYYSAVNASNIEYHQHGLLQDQHHSNSDDSAISDTQDDEVFTCKSLTHHQSVYCVFVSIMWSMKMFRGLQKYMYRRFFP, from the exons ATGTCTAAAAGAAATGCCTGTGACACCGGTCTTTTACATAAGAAAACCgttaaaagacgaataaaaaatgaattgttaatggatgaaaaagtaaaagagttAAGAGTGATTGCAGCAAATGAGTTGTTGCAGTCAAATTGTGACGCCCTTGCCAGCCCACCAACACATTTGCTAGCGTCATCGTCGGTGATTCGGTCTTTACAACCTTCAACAAGTTCAAACTCTGAG TCCGTCAAAAACCTATTTTACCAAAATAGAGATGGTAATCCAGTGTCTCAAGTGGTTCAATTAAACCATGGGGAGGTTTTCAGTGAAGACACAAGCGAG attgaaaattattattcagcaGTCAATGCCAGCAACATCGAATATCACCAACATGGGTTACTTCAAGATCAACATCACAGTAATTCTGACGATTCTGCTATTTCTGATACTCAAGATGATGAGGTTTTTACTTGCAAATCACTCACTCATCATCAGTCTGTGTactgtgtgtttgtttcaattatgtggtcaatgaaaatgtttcgagGACTACAGAAATACATGTATCGAAgattttttccatga